The Herbaspirillum sp. DW155 genomic interval TGATCCGAAGGAGTTGCGCTACACCGTCGCGGTGCGCGTCTCGCTGAACGTGGCCAACCTGCGCAATGCGGTGCAGGCATCCTCGGCTATCGGCAAGGCGGCACAAGGCGAAAAGTCGGCCATGAGCTTCGTCTTCGTCTCGCGCCAGGTCGAATCGGCCAAGTCCTATGACGCCCGCGTCTACAAGCGCCAGGACAATTCGGCGCAAGTAGCAGGTTCGGCAGTGAGCAAGGATAGTTACAAGGAGTCCACCAGCGAAGGTGAGTCGGTGGGCAAGTCGCGTGTGAGCACCAGTGGCTCGGCCACCCGCGAAACAGGTCAGAACGTGGACATGTCGGTCAAGACGACGGTGACCTCCGAAACCGGTGGCAGCACCACCCGCAAGGCGACCGAGACCACCTGGCGCGTGCTGCCCAGTGCCAACCTGAACCAGGTGTTCGTCTCCAAGTTTTCCGAAGCGGGCTATGACGTGATCGAGGCTGCCATGGTGGAGTCGGCTGTCTTCAAGATCGCCAACATCGAAGCGGACTACAAGTCCGGCAATGACCTGCAACCGCAGACACTGCGCGCCATTGCGGCAGGCATGAAGGAAAACCAGATTCCCTATATCGCCCTGGGCACGCTCGATGTCGGCTTGCCGGACAAGGATCCACAAACCGGCCTCATGCGCGTGGCCGTCACCGTCAATGCCAAGGTGTGGGATGTCACCAAGCCCATTCCTCGCACTCGCCTGGCAGTCGGTCCGGTCGCTTACGCCGGAGTAGGACCTACCGAAGATGAAGCGCGCGGCAATGCCCTCAAGGCCGCTGCCAGCAATGCCGCGCAAGAATTGTCCAGCCGCATGACCACCATGGGTCTGCGCTGAGCTTGCCGGTCTGGCGGGATGACATCCATGCGCTGATGGCTTGACGCATGGATGTCGTTCACGCCCGGATGGCGTTCTGCTGTCCGTTTGTTTCCCCTCGTTCTCGATCCCGTTTGTTCATCCATCCCTTACCTCATCAAGGAAGAAAAACCATGAAAAAAATCCTCGCCCTGGTCGCCATTTCCCTCGCCGTGACCCTCCCCATGACGGCTTCGGCTCAGTTGGGCAATCTGCTGGGCGGCAGCAAGCCCGCCTCCGGTGGCGCCGATCTGTCCGGCCTGCAGACCCAGCTGGTGCGCAACTACGCCGCCGCCGGCCAGGACGTCGTGACGGCCAATAGCCACATCGGCGATGCGCTGGGCATCAAGCTGCAATCCATTGATGCCTCGGCTACCTCCGATTCCCTGTCGGCCAGCGAACTCGAAGCCAAGGACAAGGCCATCAGCGCCAATGCCCAGTCGGTCTCGGATGCGCTCAAGAAGGGCGCCACCCTGAAGGATGGCGAATCCAAGAAGAAATTCGCACAGGGCCTCCTGTCCCTGGCGCTCGGTCTGAAGAAGTACATTGGCCTGCGCAATGATGCCCAGAGCTTCGCCAATGGCCTCACCAGCGCATCGCCGCTGCAACTGCCCGGCCTGCAGGCCGGTGCCTATGTGGCCAAGACACTGCCCTCCAACGTGTCCGCGCTGACCGACGTGCTCAAGAACGCGGTGGACTTCGCCAAGAGCAATGGCGTGTCCGTGCCGGCTGACGCGACCAGTGTGCTCTGATTCCCGATGATCGCATCCGACAAGAGAGTTTGATATGCAGCGACGAATTGGAGTAGGTGTTATTGCGTTGACGATGGCTCTGCTGTCGGGGTGCGATAAAAAGGAAGAACCGAAGAAAGTGGCCGAGCCCGTCGCGGCCGCACCGGAGCAGCCCAAGCGTAGCGCGCCTGACTTTGGTGGTGTCACCAAGGTCAGCCGCGAGGCCGAGGCCGTGGGCAGTACCCTGGAACTGGCCGTGGTCTCTGCCTTGCAGTCGGCGGTGGCGCAGGTCAATGGCGTGAAGGTTGCCAGTCAGTTGCAGGGCTTGCGGCAGGGGCTCGACGTCAGTGTCGATGGCCAGAATGCTGGCTCGGTGCGGGCTGATGCCTTCGTGCAGAAGATGGTGGCCGGGTCCCAGGGGACGGTGCTGGGTTACGAGATTCTGTCCCAGGAAGAGGTGGATAAGGTCGATGAAGAGGTGGTGGCGAAGGTGCGTGCCAGCGATGGCGGCTACAGCTACTCGGCATCGGCCTCGTCCGAAAGCAATATGAAGGTCAAGGCCAGCGGTGAAGGCAGTGCCCGTGGTGGTGACGCGAGCGCCAGTGCCTCGGCGTCCTATTCCGGTTCGGCTGCTTCCAGCGAATCGGCTAACGTCGACGTCAAGCGCGGTGCCAGTTCCTATTCATCCGACCTGAGCCACAAGAAGATGCGCAGCTACTGGAAGGTCAAGCTGCGCGCCGAGATCGCCCAGTACAAGGCGCCCGATGAAAAGGGGCAGCCGAAGATCGTGGTGGTCTTGCCCAAGACCCTGATGCAGACCTATCCGGTGGGCGACAGCCAGGTGCCGGCCGACGAGGTGGCACGCGCGGTGCGTGGGCGCCTGTCGGACATCCTCACGCAGACCAAGCGTTTCATTGTGCTGGATCGTGAATTCGGTGCAGACCTGCAAGCCGAGATCGATCACATCAACAGTGGCAACGTGCGTGCACAGGACAGTGCGCGCATCGGCCAGCAGCTGGCCACGGATCTGTTGCTGATTCCGACCATCGAGCGTTTCGAATATCCCAAGTCGGTACGCAAGCTGCGCATGTCTGATCGCGAACTGGTGTCTTACTCGGGCGGCGGGCGCATCACGCTGCGGCTGGTCAATGCGGCGACCGGTCAGGTCGTGATGTCGCAGAGCTTCGAGCAGAAGCTGGCCAGTGCCGATCCGAGCACCATGCCACGCGTGATCGATGGCAAGAGCATGGCGGCGGGGTTGATGGATTCGCTGGCCGGCCAGATCGGCGGAGCCATCGTCACCGAGATTTTCCCGGTGTCGGTGGTGTCGCTCGATGGTGATCAGGTGGTGTTGAGCCAGGGTGGCGAATCACTACAGGTGGGCCAGCGCTGGAAGGCGGTCTATCTGGGTGAGGAGCTCAAGGATCCGCAGACCGGCAATTCGCTGGGCCGCAAGGAGACGCCGGTCGGCACGATTCGCATTGACCGCGTTGCCGCGCAGACCTCGTATGGCACCGTGGAGGCGGGTGTCAAGCTGGCTGACAAGCCCTTCGTGGCCGGCGCCATCGAGTTGCGTGGGCAACTGCCCAAGGCTGCGGCGGTAGAGGCCGGTGCAGCGGAGGGCAAGGCGGAGACCACGTCGGCTGCTGGTGCCGCGGCAGCTGCACCGGCCAAGGCCAAGAGCGCCAGACCTGCAGCGGCAGCCACTGAAGCGCCCAAGGCCAGCGCACCGGCCAAGGATGACAATTGGTAAGTCGTTGAAGATGGTCCGGTGCGTCATGGGCGCATCGGGCCACGGTTGTCGGCATGATGCCGCGCGACTGTAAATAATTTAGCTTTTCCAGTAGCAACAAGCGGGTCCGTTTTCACGGACATCAAGCTGTTAGCGTCCGTGATTACGGGCTACCGGGTGAGTTCGCTGAGATCGGATGTAGCGGCGAAGTGTGTTGCGGGCAATTTTCCCAATGGAGATGCGGTCTCTGATGTACCAGCGTCGAATAGTTCCAAATAGCGCCACAACAGACATAGCAGTTGGCCGACCCTGTATTGCGATGTTGGTAAGTGCAAAGAGGTTGTTAAAGCCGATTTGCCACTGATTTGCCACTAATACTCCACAAAGAAAAACAGCGAGTTGAATAACTCGCTGTTTTTACTTGGATAATTCTGGTCGGGGTGAGAGGATTCGAACCTCCGGCCTCTACGTCCCGAACGTAGCGCTCTACCAGGCTAAGCTACACCCCGTCGAGTGAGATCTAAGTCAGTGATTTCGATCTACTGCGAAAGCCGATAATTCTAACAGGGATTTTTTGAATTGGCTATCGGGAAGTGAAATAATTGCATCCGCGGCGCGTCGCGCAGCAATTTCTGCCTGTTCACGGGTATAAGCCAGTGCGCCGGAATGGGTGATGGCCGACAGCACTTCGTCGAAATGCTGTTCATCGCCATTCTCGATACAGGTGCGCACCAGTTCGCGCTGCTGCGGCGTGCCGTGCTGCATCAGCCAGATCAGCGGCAGCGTGGGCTTGCCTTCGCGCAGGTCGTCGCCGACGTTCTTGCCGATCTCGGCACTGTTGCCGGAATAATCCAGCACGTCGTCGATCAGCTGGAAGGCGGTACCGATGGAGCGGCCATATTCGCCAGCGGCTTCGATGCCGGCTTCGTCAGCACCCGCAATCAGAGCGCCGATCTGGCTGGCGGCCTCGAACAGCTTGGCTGTCTTGGAGCGGATCACCTGCAGGTAGCCGGCTTCGTCCACATCCGGATTGTGCATGTTAAGCAGCTGCAACACCTCGCCCTCGGCGATGACGTTGGTGGCGTTGGCGACGATCTTCATCACGCGCGCATTGTCGACGTCCACCATCATCTGGAAGGCGCGCGAATACAGGAAGTCGCCCACCAGCACCGAGGCCGCATTGCCGAACATGGCATTGGCAGTCTGCTTGCCACGACGCAACGAGGATTCGTCGACCACATCGTCATGCAGCAGGGTAGCGGTATGAATGAATTCGATCACGGCCGCCAGCGCGTGATGATGCTCGCCCTTGTAGCCGAAGGCATTGGCGATGAGCACCACCAGCACCGGGCGCAGGCGCTTGCCGCCCGCGCTGATGATGTATTCGGCGACCTGGTTGACCAGCGGCACCTCCGAGTACAGCTGCCGGCGGATGACTGCGTTGACCGCCTCCATGTCGGCGACGATCGGGTGCATGATGGATTGTTGCGAAGCGTTTTGTACGGCGGCAGACAAGGCGGAACCTGTGGAAAATGGTTATTCCCCGGATTATACGATGACAAGCAGGCGGCACGCCAAAGAGCATGTGGGCAGAAACTGCAGGTTTTTCATTGCCGCAATGAAAATGCTTGCATACCGCGTGTTGTCAGATGGGTAAGCTGGCTTGCGTTGTCCTGTCGGAAACTGTGTTGTACAGAGGCCGGCCGAAGTGTCAAGCCTTTTGACCGTGCGGCTAAGTGCCTGTATAATTTGCGGTTTTCCTGTTTCGCCATGGGTTTTTGACGGGCGCGGCAAGGGAAAAATCGTTCTTATTCATTCATTCGTGAGGTTTCACATGTACGCGGTCATAAAAACCGGCGGCAAACAATACAAAGTTGCTGCTGGCGAAAAACTCAAAGTAGAACAGATACCGGCTGACATTGGCTCCGAAATCACTTTGGATCAAGTGCTCGCAGTGGGCGCAGGCGAAACCGTGAAGTTCGGTGCGCCGCTGGTCGCAGGTGCTACGGTGCTGGCTACTGTGGTAGCACAAGGTCGCCATGACAAGGTCCGCATCTTCAAGATGCGTCGTCGCAAGCACTACCAAAAGCGTCAAGGCCATCGTCAGAACTACACCGAACTGCAAATCGTCTCGATCAACGCCTAAGCGTTGAACCAAACGAACTGCTCATCCAAAGTCATCAAGGAGTTTTAAATGGCACACAAAAAAGGCGGCGGCACTACGCGCAACGGCCGTGACTCAGAATCGAAACGCCTGGGCGTCAAGGTTTATGGCGGCCAAGTGATCAACGCTGGCGGCATCATCGTCCGTCAACGCGGCACCCGCGTCCACGCTGGCGAAAACGTCGGCGTCGGCAAGGACCACACCCTGTTCGCCCTGAAGGACGGCAAGGTCAAGTTCGTTGTCAAGGGCCTGCAACAGCGTCAATACGCTACCGTCGTTACGGCGTAAGCGTTCCTGTCATCCGGGTTCGCCCGGAAACCAGGCATAAAAAAGGCTCTGCCGATGGTGGAGCCTTTTTGATTTTTGAAGAGCCGTCAACAAAGCGCCGAGCCCCGGCTTCCATGGTGAGTACAGGGTGGTCCTGATCAGGATCGAGGATGCATCGACGTTTTGTTAGCGGCTCCCATGTCCCATGAGGCGTCCAAATCATGAAATTCATCGACGAAGCACGTATTGAAGTCGTGGCGGGGGATGGCGGCAACGGTGTCGCCAGCTTCTGCCGCGAGAAATTCCGCCCCTTCGGCGGTCCCGACGGCGGTGACGGCGGCAAGGGCGGTACCATCTGGGCCGTGGCCGACCGCAACGTCAACACCCTGATCGACTATCGCTACGCCAAGCTGCACCGCGCCGGTCGCGGCGAAAACGGCCGTGGCTCGGATTGCTACGGCAAGGGCGCCGACGATGTTTACCTGCGCATGCCGGTGGGCACCCTGATCGTCGACATCAACACCGGCGAGCACATCGCCGACCTGACCTTCCACGGCCAGACCGTGATGCTGGCCAAGGGCGGCGAAGGCGGCTGGGGCAACATCCACTTCAAGACCTCCACCAACCGCGCCCCGCGTCAGAAGACCGAAGGCAAGGAAGGCGAGCGCCGCGAACTGCGCCTGGAACTGAAGGTGCTGGCCGACGTGGGCCTGCTGGGCATGCCCAATGCGGGCAAGTCGACCTTCATCACGGCTGTCTCCAACGCCCGTCCGAAGATTGCCGACTATCCCTTCACCACCCTGCATCCCAACCTGGGTGTGGTGCGCGTGAGCCACGAAAAGAGTTTCGTGATCGCCGACATTCCCGGCCTGATCGAAGGCGCGGCCGATGGTGCTGGTCTGGGCGTGCAGTTCCTGCGCCATCTGCAGCGTACCGGCCTGCTGCTGCACATCGTCGATCTGGCGCCCTTCAATGAGGAAGTCGATCCGGTCAAGGAAGCCAAGGCCATCGTGCAGGAGTTGAAGAAATACGACCAGTCCCTGTTCGACAAGCCGCGCTGGCTGGTGCTCAACAAGCTGGACGTGGTGCCCGAGGCCGAGCGCGCCAAGCGCGTGAAGGATTTCGTCAAGCGCTTCGGCTGGAAGGGGCCGGTCTTCGAGATTTCGGCGCTGAACCGCGATGGCTGCGAAGAACTCATCAACGAGATCTACAAGTATCTGGAAACCAAACGCGCCGAAGAGCATCGCGCCGAAGAAACGCAGATGACCGAGGAAGCCCGCGCCATTTCCAGCATCGATCCGGACGATCCGCGCTTCAAGGTCCTGGACTGATTCCTCCCTTGCGCAGCCCTTGATGGGGCTGCGCAAGGGGGGCGGTTCGGGCTATCATCTCAGCCTGTCGGATTTTCCGATCGCCCCCAGAAGAATCAGAACCCGGAACACTATGCAATCGGTCATTCAACGCGCCAAGCGACTCATCATCAAGGTTGGCTCTTCGCTGGTCACCAATGATGGCAAGGGCCTGGACGCCAACGCCATCGCCCGCTGGGCCGAGCAGATCGCGCAATTGCGCGCGCTGGGCAAGGAAGTGGTGCTGGTCAGCTCCGGCGCTGTCGCCGAAGGCATGCAGCGCCTGGGCTTCGAGAAGCGTCCCACCGGCATCCATCACCTGCAGGCCTGCGCCGCCGTGGGTCAGATGGGCCTGGCCCAGATCTACGAAACCAGTTTCCGCAAGCATGCGCTGCACACCGCCCAGGTGCTGCTGACCCACGCCGACCTGGCCGACCGCGAACGCTACCTCAATGCACGCTCCACCCTGTTCGCCCTGCTGCAACTGGGCGTGGTGCCGGTCATCAACGAGAACGACACGGTGGTCACCGATGAAATCAAGTTCGGTGACAACGATACGCTGGGGGCGCTGGTCGCCAACCTGATCGAAGCCGAAGCGCTGATCATCCTGACGGACCAGCCGGGCCTGTTTACCGCCGACCCGCGCAAGGATCCGACGGCCACCCTGATTTCCGAAGCGCGTGCCGGCGATCCGTCGCTTGAACTGATCGCAGGTGGCACCGGTACCGGCATCGGCCGCGGCGGCATGTTGACCAAGATCCTCGCCGCCAAGCGGGCCGCCACATCCGGCGCGCATACCGTCATCGCCTGGGGCCGCGAAGACCAGGTGTTGACGCGCCTGGCCGCCGGGGAGGCCATTGGTACCCAGCTCAATGCGGAGACGGCGCAACTGACCGCACGCAAGCAATGGATGGCCGATCACCTGAAGACCGCCGGCCGCGTGGTGCTGGATGCAGGCGCGGTCCAGAAACTGAGCCTGGAAGGCAAGTCGCTGCTGCCCATCGGCGTGGTGGAAGTCTCGGGCGAGTTTGGCCGGGGCGATGTCATCACCTGCGTAGATGAGAGCGGACGCGCCATCGCCCGTGGCATGAGCAACTACAACAGCTCGGATGCGCGGCGCATCATCCGCCATCCTTCGTCCGAAATCCAGGCTATCCTGGGCTTCGTCGAGGAGCCGGAGCTGGTGCATCGGGATAACCTGGTGCTGCTGTGATGGGGATCGGAGAAAGTTTGTAAATCGTTTAAATCTTCTAAATCATTTAAAAAATTTAAACGATATGGTTGATTCAAGTAAAAAACGCGGCTAGGGCCGCGTTTTTTTATGGCTCGGCCGGCACCGGTATCAGCGGCGCACCGGATCGATGCGGGTCTGGCTCTTGAGGCGACCGACAATGCTCTTGACGTTTTCATTGTCGGCAATGATCTTGCCTTCGCAGAAATAATCCTTGAACAACGCGCCATCGATGCGGTTCACGCCGATATCGCGGATCGGTTGCCACTTGTCGCGGCGCGAACGCGACCAGGTGCCATCGGGATGACCGAAGGCATAGGTCTTCTTTTCCCAGGTTTCGCAGCGCATGCCTTCATACATCACGTTCACCGCGCCGCCCTGGGTCTTGGTCACGACGGTGTAGCGCACCACCTTGTCGGTGCCGATGGAGACCGAGTTCACATCGATGTACGCCTTCATGGTGGCTTGCGGGCTGAGGTAGAACTCGGCGAGATTCTGTTCTTGTGGCGTGGGCGGGAGGTGTACGGCGATCTCCTGCCAGGGCTTTTCCTCGTCGTCGAAGTCTTCATCGAAGCTCTGCGCCAGCGTACCGGCGCAAGCCGCCAGCAGCGAGCAGGCCAGCACGGCGCGGCGCAGGTTGCGCACCGTCAACAGGGAACGTGGGGTATCGGATTGCAGGAAAGAGGGCATGGAATTCACTTGGTTTCCGGCGTGCTCGCGCCGTTGCAGGGCTGGGCTTGTGCGGCCTGGCCCGGATTCTTGTGGGGATGCGCAATGCGCCCGGCTTGCTCGGCACGGCGCGGGCCATGACCGGGACGATTCAGGAAGCGCGACAATTCCTGCAGCGCCTGCTGATAGACCTCGCGCTTGAATTCGATCACCACGTCCAGCGGCACCCAGTAGTCGTGCCAGCGCCAGGCATCGAATTCCGGATGCGAGGTGCCGCGCAGGTTGACGTCGCAATCGCGCCCGACCATGCGCAGCAGGAACCAGATCTGTTTCTGGCCGCGATAATGGCCGCGCACTTCGCGCTTGATGAAATGGTCGGGGACTTCGTAGCGCAACCAGTCACGGGTGCGGCCGATGATCTTGACGTGCTCGGCACGCAGGCCGATTTCTTCTTCCAGTTCCCGGAACATCGCCTGTTCGGGGGTCTCGCCGTGCTTGATGCCGCCTTGCGGGAATTGCCAGGAGTGCTCGCGTACGCGCTTGCCCCACCACACCTCGTTATTGGCGTTGAGCAGGATGATGCCGACGTTCGGGCGGAAGCCTTCTCGATCCAGCATGGTGATCCTCAAACTTTCTGCGGCTGGAAGTCCCTTTCAGGCAGGCTCATGCGACTGCGGGCGCACGCGGGAAAACCGGTACGCCAGGCGGGTCAGGAGCAATCACATCGATGCACGGATGTCATTGAAACTAGGAGCAAATCTGCAAAGAAAGGGCGCATCAGCCAGCTAATCCTTTAAAATTGGAATGATTATAACCCTCCTCTTTTTAAAAAGAACCGACCGTCATGCGCGCCTCACGTTTTTTTATTTCCACCCTGAAAGAAGCCCCTTCCGACGCTGAAATCGTGAGCCACAAGCTGATGATGCGGGCTGGCATGATCAAGCGTCTGGGCGCCGGCATCTACACTTACATGCCGATGGGTCTGCGCGTGATTCGCAAGGTAGAGGCCATCGTGCGCGAGGAAATGAACCGCGCCGGCGCCGTCGAGCTGCTGATGCCGGTGGTACAGCCGGCCGAGCTGTGGCAGGAAACCGGCCGCTGGAACAAGATGGGCGCCGAGCTCATGCGCGTGAAGGATCGCCATGGCCGCGACTTCGCCATCCAGCCGACTTCCGAAGAAGTGGTCACCGACGTGGCACGTTCGGAGCTGCGCAGCTACAAGCAACTTCCGGTCAACTTCTATCATATCCAGACCAAGTTCCGCGACGAACGCCGTCCGCGT includes:
- a CDS encoding CsgG/HfaB family protein codes for the protein MAEPVAAAPEQPKRSAPDFGGVTKVSREAEAVGSTLELAVVSALQSAVAQVNGVKVASQLQGLRQGLDVSVDGQNAGSVRADAFVQKMVAGSQGTVLGYEILSQEEVDKVDEEVVAKVRASDGGYSYSASASSESNMKVKASGEGSARGGDASASASASYSGSAASSESANVDVKRGASSYSSDLSHKKMRSYWKVKLRAEIAQYKAPDEKGQPKIVVVLPKTLMQTYPVGDSQVPADEVARAVRGRLSDILTQTKRFIVLDREFGADLQAEIDHINSGNVRAQDSARIGQQLATDLLLIPTIERFEYPKSVRKLRMSDRELVSYSGGGRITLRLVNAATGQVVMSQSFEQKLASADPSTMPRVIDGKSMAAGLMDSLAGQIGGAIVTEIFPVSVVSLDGDQVVLSQGGESLQVGQRWKAVYLGEELKDPQTGNSLGRKETPVGTIRIDRVAAQTSYGTVEAGVKLADKPFVAGAIELRGQLPKAAAVEAGAAEGKAETTSAAGAAAAAPAKAKSARPAAAATEAPKASAPAKDDNW
- the ispB gene encoding octaprenyl diphosphate synthase — protein: MHPIVADMEAVNAVIRRQLYSEVPLVNQVAEYIISAGGKRLRPVLVVLIANAFGYKGEHHHALAAVIEFIHTATLLHDDVVDESSLRRGKQTANAMFGNAASVLVGDFLYSRAFQMMVDVDNARVMKIVANATNVIAEGEVLQLLNMHNPDVDEAGYLQVIRSKTAKLFEAASQIGALIAGADEAGIEAAGEYGRSIGTAFQLIDDVLDYSGNSAEIGKNVGDDLREGKPTLPLIWLMQHGTPQQRELVRTCIENGDEQHFDEVLSAITHSGALAYTREQAEIAARRAADAIISLPDSQFKKSLLELSAFAVDRNH
- the rplU gene encoding 50S ribosomal protein L21, which encodes MYAVIKTGGKQYKVAAGEKLKVEQIPADIGSEITLDQVLAVGAGETVKFGAPLVAGATVLATVVAQGRHDKVRIFKMRRRKHYQKRQGHRQNYTELQIVSINA
- the rpmA gene encoding 50S ribosomal protein L27, encoding MAHKKGGGTTRNGRDSESKRLGVKVYGGQVINAGGIIVRQRGTRVHAGENVGVGKDHTLFALKDGKVKFVVKGLQQRQYATVVTA
- the cgtA gene encoding Obg family GTPase CgtA, which gives rise to MKFIDEARIEVVAGDGGNGVASFCREKFRPFGGPDGGDGGKGGTIWAVADRNVNTLIDYRYAKLHRAGRGENGRGSDCYGKGADDVYLRMPVGTLIVDINTGEHIADLTFHGQTVMLAKGGEGGWGNIHFKTSTNRAPRQKTEGKEGERRELRLELKVLADVGLLGMPNAGKSTFITAVSNARPKIADYPFTTLHPNLGVVRVSHEKSFVIADIPGLIEGAADGAGLGVQFLRHLQRTGLLLHIVDLAPFNEEVDPVKEAKAIVQELKKYDQSLFDKPRWLVLNKLDVVPEAERAKRVKDFVKRFGWKGPVFEISALNRDGCEELINEIYKYLETKRAEEHRAEETQMTEEARAISSIDPDDPRFKVLD
- the proB gene encoding glutamate 5-kinase → MQSVIQRAKRLIIKVGSSLVTNDGKGLDANAIARWAEQIAQLRALGKEVVLVSSGAVAEGMQRLGFEKRPTGIHHLQACAAVGQMGLAQIYETSFRKHALHTAQVLLTHADLADRERYLNARSTLFALLQLGVVPVINENDTVVTDEIKFGDNDTLGALVANLIEAEALIILTDQPGLFTADPRKDPTATLISEARAGDPSLELIAGGTGTGIGRGGMLTKILAAKRAATSGAHTVIAWGREDQVLTRLAAGEAIGTQLNAETAQLTARKQWMADHLKTAGRVVLDAGAVQKLSLEGKSLLPIGVVEVSGEFGRGDVITCVDESGRAIARGMSNYNSSDARRIIRHPSSEIQAILGFVEEPELVHRDNLVLL
- a CDS encoding CNP1-like family protein, encoding MPSFLQSDTPRSLLTVRNLRRAVLACSLLAACAGTLAQSFDEDFDDEEKPWQEIAVHLPPTPQEQNLAEFYLSPQATMKAYIDVNSVSIGTDKVVRYTVVTKTQGGAVNVMYEGMRCETWEKKTYAFGHPDGTWSRSRRDKWQPIRDIGVNRIDGALFKDYFCEGKIIADNENVKSIVGRLKSQTRIDPVRR
- a CDS encoding RNA pyrophosphohydrolase, giving the protein MLDREGFRPNVGIILLNANNEVWWGKRVREHSWQFPQGGIKHGETPEQAMFRELEEEIGLRAEHVKIIGRTRDWLRYEVPDHFIKREVRGHYRGQKQIWFLLRMVGRDCDVNLRGTSHPEFDAWRWHDYWVPLDVVIEFKREVYQQALQELSRFLNRPGHGPRRAEQAGRIAHPHKNPGQAAQAQPCNGASTPETK